A window of Parafrankia discariae genomic DNA:
TGATCTCGCTGTAGGGGCCGTGGTGGGGGCAGCGGCTGTCGAGGCGGATCGCGCCGGGCAGCGCGGTGATGCGCAGGTCTCGGGCGGATTTCTGCATGAGCCGGCAGGCGGGGCAGCGGGGGCGGATGCGGATGACGCCGTCGCGGGGCGCGACGAGGGACGCGAAGTCGCCTTGGCGGGAGGCGAGGGTGTGCAGGCAGGCGCGGACCGGCCGTAGGCCCTGGTAGGCGTCGTAGGGCCGGAACTCATACGGGACGCCGCAGCGGCGGTGCGCCCAGTCGAGGAGGCGTTCGAAGCCGGCGACGCGGTCGGTGCGGTCGAGGTGGCCGGAGTCGATGAGGTCACCGACGGTGCGGGTGTAGATCTCGCCGTCGATGGTCAGCTGTTCGGCGGGGGCGTTGTCGAGGGCGTCGAAGACGATGCTCGCGGGCAGGCCGAGGACATCGCTGGTGTGCTGGGCGACGGCGAACACGGTGAGCAGGGTGACGACGGTGCCGAAGTGGGGGACGCCGTTGAGCTGGGCGGCGGTGGTGAGGCGCAGCCGGGAGCGACCGGCCGCGGCGGCGCGCAGGAGGTCGGCGTTGTCGGCGGTGAGGTGGGCGATCCCGACGGGGGCGAAGATCAGCCGGTCGCTGGGACTGGTAGCGGTGGGGGTCATGGTTTCCTCCCGAGGTAGATCCAGACGGCGTCGAAATCGGGGTCGCCGGTGATGGGGATCCGTTCGAGGTGAAGCACGGTCATGCCGCTGTGGACGAACGCGGCGGTGTAGAGCTGGCGGGACAGGCGGACCCGGCCGGCGTCGGGGCTCGTGGCGGTCCAGTTCGCCCCGGCCGCCCAGCCGCCGGCGGTCAGCGGCTGGTGGGCGCGGTGCCAGCTGGACAGGAACTGTTCGGGGCTGGTGGTGAGGCCGAGCAGCCCGAACTGGGTGACCAAGTCGGCGCCGCCGGGTCGCAGCGGCAGCGGCCGGTCGGCGAGGCAGTCCGCGACGACGGTGCCGGCCAGCCGGTCGCAGCGTTCGGCGAACTCGGCCGTGGTCCGGGCGCGTAGGGCGAGCGCGGTCTGGTAAGCGGGGCGGGGCCGGCGGGTGGCCGCGTAGGCGCGCAGGAGGGTGAGCCGATGCGGGTCGAGGTCGACGGCGACGAGGCGGCGGGTCTGCAGGGCGGTCGACCACAGCAGCGACTCCGAGCCGGCCCCGAGATCGATCCAGGTTCCGGCGGGCGGAACCTCGGCGAGGGCGGCCAGGATGTTCTCGGTACCGAGACCGAAGACGAACTCGCCGCTGTAGTGCGTGTCTCGTGTGGGGGCGCTGGGTACATATCTGATCATGGATGTGATGGAGAACAGCCTGGCGGTGCGGCTGGTCCCCGACGATCTGTGG
This region includes:
- a CDS encoding class I SAM-dependent methyltransferase, translating into HRSSGTSRTARLFSITSMIRYVPSAPTRDTHYSGEFVFGLGTENILAALAEVPPAGTWIDLGAGSESLLWSTALQTRRLVAVDLDPHRLTLLRAYAATRRPRPAYQTALALRARTTAEFAERCDRLAGTVVADCLADRPLPLRPGGADLVTQFGLLGLTTSPEQFLSSWHRAHQPLTAGGWAAGANWTATSPDAGRVRLSRQLYTAAFVHSGMTVLHLERIPITGDPDFDAVWIYLGRKP